From the bacterium genome, the window AAATCCGACCGGCGGCGGAAGAGGTACCAGGGCTCGCGGTGGCGCGGCTCGTCGGCCTGGACCACCACCGTCCCCCGGAATTTTCCCAGGATACGCCGCAGCTCCGCGGGGGGCATGTGCTCGATCACGCAGACCATCACCAGTCCGTCGTAGCGGGCGAGGTCGGGCTCGGCGGTGTGGACGGTGAGGCCGCGCCGGCGGGCCTCGGCGGCGAGTTCCGCCACCGGCTCGTACCCCTCGGCGGGGATGCCGCGCCCGGCGGCCCAGGCGAGGAAATTTCCCGCGCCGCAGCCGTAGTCCAGCACACGCCCGCACCCCGAGAGGTACGGCCCGTAACCCCGGAAGTGGCGCGGGTCGGTCCCGCCGTAGCGTGCGTCGAGTGCCAAGTGCGCTCCGGATTCGGTCCCCGGCGATTATACCTCAGAAAATACCAAAAAGCGGGCGACCGTGGACGGTCGCCCCTACGGATGAGGCGTGAATGGCGCATCTTCCTCGTAGGGGCCGACCTTCAGGTCGGCCCGCGGGCGGGTGTGGACACCCGCCCCTACGTCATCGCAATCGGGCGAATGATGTAAAAAAACGGGCGGACCTGAAGGTCCGCCCCTACGTCATCACAA encodes:
- a CDS encoding class I SAM-dependent methyltransferase yields the protein MALDARYGGTDPRHFRGYGPYLSGCGRVLDYGCGAGNFLAWAAGRGIPAEGYEPVAELAAEARRRGLTVHTAEPDLARYDGLVMVCVIEHMPPAELRRILGKFRGTVVVQADEPRHREPWYLFRRRSDFWDDPEHVRPYTPEALRRLLGQCGFEVVARGRVKPPLPKIWQVRSLAVRLRLFLRDKIFGVWCPHFAVGVKK